From Arachis stenosperma cultivar V10309 chromosome 2, arast.V10309.gnm1.PFL2, whole genome shotgun sequence, one genomic window encodes:
- the LOC130961707 gene encoding myosin-6-like isoform X2: protein MKESVSQYWLVVKVGLVKQKAQSYSCAILLTWEVELLLVKSNPVLEAFGNAKTVRNNNSSRFGKFVEIQFDQRGRISGAAIRTYLLERSRVCQLSDPERNYHCFYMLCAAPPEDVKKYKLGNPRTFHYLNQTNCFELEGVDEAKEYHDTRRAMDVVGISSEEQEAIFRVVAAILHLGNIEFTKGQEIDSSTPKDEKSRFHLQTAAELFMCDAKALENSLCKRVIVTRDETITKWLDPESAALSRDALAKIVYTRLFDWLVDKINNSIGQDPESKSLIGVLDIYGFESFKTNSFEQFCINLTNEKLQQHFNQHVFKMEQEEYKKEEIDWSYIEFVDNQDVLDLIEKKPGGIISLLDEACMFPRSTHETFAQKLYQTFKNHKRFSKPKLSRSDFTICHYAGDVTYQTELFLDKNKDYVIAEHQALLYASKCSFVSSLFPPSSEESSKQSKFSSIGSRFKQQLQALLETLSSTEPHYIRCVKPNNLLKPAIFENKNVLQQLRCGGVMEAIRISCAGYPTRKTFDEFVDRFGLLAPEALDRSSDEVSVCKRILEKVGLKGYQIGKTKVFLRAGQMADLDTRRTEILGRSASIIQRKVRTYLAHRSFVLLRLSAIQIQASCRGQLARQVYKGLRQEASSLMIQRYIRMHAARKAYRKLYSAAVSIQTGMRGMAARCELNFRKQTKAAIVIQSHCRKYLAQHRFKDLKKAAIATQCAWRGKVARRELRKLKMAARETGALQAAKNKLEKQVEDLTLRLQLEKRMRADMEEAKSQENERLQSALQKMQLQFKETKALLKKEREEAMKREAERVPVIQEIPVVDHGLMEKLTSENEKLKNLVSSLEEKIGETEKRYEEASKVSEERLKQALDAESKIIQLKTAMQRLEEKFLDMESENQVLRQQTLITSSVKPMAEHLSNHVYEKLGNGHHVVEEQKSAESVTPVKMFGTESDSKLRRSYIERQHENVDALVNCVMKNIGFHHGKPVAAFTIYKCLLHWKSFEAERTSVFDRLIQMIGSAIENQDDNDLMAYWLSNTSALLFLLQQSLKSGGASDTTPVKKPPNPTSLFGRMTMGFRSSPSSANLPAPALEVVKKVEAKYPALLFKQQLTAYVEKIYGILRDNLKKELASLLSLCIQAPRTSKGVLRSGRSFGKDSPMGHWQSIIESLNTLLCTLKENFVPPVLIQKIYTQTFSYINVQLFNSLLLRRDCCTFTNGEYVKAGLAELELWCAQAKEEYAGSSWDELKHIRQAVGFLVIHQKYRISYDEIINDLCPIMSVQQLYRICTLYWDANYNTRSVSPDVLSSMRVLMAEDSNNAQSDSFLLDDNSSIPFSVDDLSTALQEKEFSDMKPAEELLENPAFQFLNE from the exons ATGAAGGAATCAGTCAGTCAATACTGGTTAGTGGTGAAAGTGGGGCTGGTAAAACAGAAAGCACAAAGTTACTCATGCGCTATCTTGCTTACATGGGAGGTAGAGCTGCTGTTGGTGAAG TCCAATCCTGTTCTAGAAGCCTTTGGCAATGCAAAGACTGTTAGGAACAATAATTCAAG TCGTTTTGGGAAGTTTGTGGAGATCCAATTTGACCAGAGGGGAAGGATTTCTGGAGCTGCTATTAGAACATATCTGTTGGAAAGATCACGTGTTTGCCAATTGTCAGATCCAGAAAGAAATTATCACTGTTTCTATATGTTGTGTGCTGCACCTCCAGAG GATGTTAAGAAGTACAAATTAGGAAACCCAAGAACATTTCATTATCTAAACCAAACAAATTGCTttgagttggaaggagttgatgaAGCAAAAGAATATCATGATACAAGGAGAGCAATGGATGTTGTTGGAATAAGTTCTGAGGAGCAG GAAGCAATATTCCGAGTGGTAGCTGCAATTTTGCATCTTGGCAATATTGAATTTACAAAAGGTCAGGAAATTGACTCATCTACGCCCAAAGATGAAAAATCTCGGTTCCATCTACAAACTGCTGCTGAACTTTTCAT GTGTGATGCAAAGGCACTTGAGAATTCTCTTTGCAAGCGAGTGATTGTTACGCGTGATGAAACAATTACTAAATGGTTGGATCCAGAATCTGCTGCACTTAGCCGAGATGCTTTGGCTAAGATTGTGTACACGAGGTTGTTTGACTG GCTGGtggataaaattaataattcaaTTGGTCAAGACCCTGAGTCGAAGTCCTTAATCGGTGTGCTGGATATTTATGGTTTTGAAAGTTTCAAGACTAACAG TTTTGAGCAATTTTGTATTAATTTGACCAATGAAAAGCTTCAGCAACACTTTAATCAG CATGTTTTCAAAATGGAGCAAGAAGAATATAAAAAAGAGGAGATTGATTGGAGTTACATTGAGTTTGTTGACAATCAAGATGTCCTGGATCTCATCGAAAAG AAACCTGGTGGCATTATTTCTCTTCTTGATGAAGCTTG CATGTTTCCTAGATCAACACACGAAACTTTTGCCCAGAAGTTGTATCAGACATTCAAAAACCATAAAAGGTTCAGCAAGCCTAAATTGTCACGTAGTGACTTCACAATTTGCCATTATGCTGGTGAT GTGACTTATCAAACGGAATTGTTCCTGGACAAGAACAAAGATTACGTTATTGCAGAACACCAAGCACTTCTTTATGCTTCTAAATGCTCCTTTGTATCGAGTTTGTTTCCCCCCTCGTCTGAGGAGTCATCCAAACAATCAAAGTTCTCTTCAATAGGTTCACGATTCAAG CAACAATTGCAAGCTCTACTTGAAACTCTCAGTTCCACCGAGCCACACTATATTCGTTGCGTAAAACCCAACAATCTTCTTAAGCCTGCAATTTTTGAGAACAAAAATGTTCTGCAGCAACTGCGTTGTGGG GGAGTTATGGAGGCAATTAGAATAAGCTGTGCAGGGTACCCCACTAGAAAAACCTTTGATGAATTTGTGGATCGGTTTGGACTTCTTGCACCTGAAGCACTAGATAGAAG CTCTGATGAGGTTTCTGTATGCAAGAGGATTCTGGAAAAAGTTGGACTTAAAGGTTATCAG ATTGGAAAAACAAAAGTGTTTCTTCGAGCTGGTCAAATGGCTGACTTAGATACTCGTAGAACTGAAATACTAGGAAGATCGGCAAGCATTATTCAGAGGAAAGTTCGTACCTATTTGGCCCACCGAAGTTTTGTATTGCTTCGTTTGTCTGCTATACAGATTCAAGCTTCGTGCAGAG GACAACTTGCTCGACAAGTTTACAAGGGATTGCGGCAAGAGGCTTCTAGTCTGATGATTCAGAGGTATATACGCATGCATGCTGCTAGAAAGGCTTATAGAAAATTGTATAGTGCTGCTGTTTCTATTCAGACTGGTATGCGAGGGATGGCTGCTCGTTGTGAGCTGAACTTTAGGAAGCAGACTAAGGCAGCAATTGTCATTCAG AGCCATTGCCGAAAATATTTGGCACAACATCGTTTTAAGGACTTAAAGAAGGCAGCAATTGCTACACAATGTGCATGGAGAGGAAAAGTTGCTCGCCGAGAGTTACGAAAGCTCAAGATG GCTGCCAGAGAAACTGGAGCACTCCAAGCTGCCAAAAATAAGCTTGAAAAGCAAGTTGAAGATCTTACACTGAGGTTACAGCTGGAAAAACGCATGAGG GCTGACATGGAAGAAGCAAAATCACAAGAAAACGAAAGATTACAGTCTGCTTTGCAAAAGATGCAACTGCAATTTAAAGAGACTAAGGCACTTCTTAAGAAGGAGCGTGAAGAGGCTATGAAAAGAGAGGCAGAGAGAGTACCTGTCATACAGGAGATTCCCGTTGTTGACCATGGTTTGATGGAAAAATTAACTAGTGAAAATGAGAAACTCAAG AACTTGGTGAGCTCTCTGGAAGAGAAAATTGGTGAAACAGAAAAGAGGTATGAAGAGGCAAGCAAAGTCAGTgaagaaaggttgaagcaagctTTGGATGCTGAATCAAAAATAATCCAGTTGAAGACTGCAATGCAAAG GCTTGAAGAGAAATTCTTAGATATGGAATCGGAAAACCAGGTTCTTCGGCAACAAACTCTGATAACATCATCTGTAAAACCAATGGCAGAGCACCTTTCCAATCATGTTTACGAG AAGTTGGGCAATGGTCATCATGTGGTAGAAGAGCAGAAATCTGCT GAGAGTGTTACACCTGTTAAAATGTTTGGTACAGAATCTGATAGCAAATTGAGGAGATCCTACATTGAACGTCAACAT GAGAATGTTGATGCTCTTGTAAACTGTGTAATGAAGAATATTGGCTTCCATCATGGAAAGCCTGTTGCTGCATTCACCATTTACAAATGCCTGCTCCACTGGAAATCATTTGAAGCTGAAAGAACTAGTGTATTTGACCGTCTTATCCAGATGATAGGTTCTGCAATTGAG AATCAAGATGACAATGATCTTATGGCCTATTGGTTGTCAAATACATCTGCATTATTGTTTTTGCTCCAACAAAGTTTGAAGTCCGGGGGTGCAAGTGATACCACCCCAGTTAAAAAACCACCTAATCCAACATCCCTCTTTGGAAGAATGACTATG GGTTTTCGCTCGTCCCCTTCTTCAGCCAACCTTCCGGCCCCAGCATTAGAGGTTGTAAAGAAGGTTGAAGCTAAATACCCTGCTTTGCTGTTCAAGCAGCAGCTCACAGCCTATGTAGAAAAAATATATGGTATCCTTCGGGACAACTTGAAAAAGGAGTTGGCATCGTTGCTTTCATTATGTATACAG GCCCCAAGAACATCAAAGGGAGTGTTACGGTCTGGCCGATCCTTTGGCAAAGATTCTCCCATGGGTCACTGGCAAAGTATTATTGAATCCCTCAACACCCTCCTATGTACTTTAAAAGAGAACTTC GTGCCTCCAGTCCTAATCCAAAAGATCTACACTCAAACATTCTCATATATTAATGTTCAACTCTTCAACAG TCTTCTTCTACGTCGGGACTGTTGCACATTCACCAATGGAGAATATGTGAAAGCTGGTTTAGCAGAATTGGAGTTGTGGTGTGCTCAAGCAAAGGAGGag TATGCAGGTTCATCTTGGGACGAGCTTAAGCACATCAGACAGGCAGTTGGGTTCTTG GTTATTCAtcagaagtacaggatttcctATGATGAAATCATTAACGATTTATGCCCT ATCATGAGTGTCCAGCAGCTATATAGAATATGTACACTTTACTGGGATGCTAACTACAATACTCGAAGCGTTTCTCCGGAC GTCCTTTCCAGCATGAGGGTGCTTATGGCCGAGGATTCGAATAATGCTCAAAGTGATTCTTTCTTGTTGGATGACAATTCCAG tATTCCCTTCTCAGTGGATGACCTTTCTACAGCACTCCAAGAGAAGGAATTCTCAGACATGAAACCAGCAGAAGAGCTTCTTGAGAACCCTGCCTTCCAATTTTTAAATGAGTAG
- the LOC130961707 gene encoding myosin-6-like isoform X1 yields the protein MAATANPVVGSQVWLEDPEAAWIDGEVLEVKGQDIKVLCTSGKTVVVKVSSVYHKDTEAPPCGVDDMTKLAYLHEPGVLANLRSRYDINEIYTYTGNILIAVNPFIKLPHLYDSHMMAQYKGAGFGELSPHPFAVADAAYRLMINEGISQSILVSGESGAGKTESTKLLMRYLAYMGGRAAVGEGRTVEQKVLESNPVLEAFGNAKTVRNNNSSRFGKFVEIQFDQRGRISGAAIRTYLLERSRVCQLSDPERNYHCFYMLCAAPPEDVKKYKLGNPRTFHYLNQTNCFELEGVDEAKEYHDTRRAMDVVGISSEEQEAIFRVVAAILHLGNIEFTKGQEIDSSTPKDEKSRFHLQTAAELFMCDAKALENSLCKRVIVTRDETITKWLDPESAALSRDALAKIVYTRLFDWLVDKINNSIGQDPESKSLIGVLDIYGFESFKTNSFEQFCINLTNEKLQQHFNQHVFKMEQEEYKKEEIDWSYIEFVDNQDVLDLIEKKPGGIISLLDEACMFPRSTHETFAQKLYQTFKNHKRFSKPKLSRSDFTICHYAGDVTYQTELFLDKNKDYVIAEHQALLYASKCSFVSSLFPPSSEESSKQSKFSSIGSRFKQQLQALLETLSSTEPHYIRCVKPNNLLKPAIFENKNVLQQLRCGGVMEAIRISCAGYPTRKTFDEFVDRFGLLAPEALDRSSDEVSVCKRILEKVGLKGYQIGKTKVFLRAGQMADLDTRRTEILGRSASIIQRKVRTYLAHRSFVLLRLSAIQIQASCRGQLARQVYKGLRQEASSLMIQRYIRMHAARKAYRKLYSAAVSIQTGMRGMAARCELNFRKQTKAAIVIQSHCRKYLAQHRFKDLKKAAIATQCAWRGKVARRELRKLKMAARETGALQAAKNKLEKQVEDLTLRLQLEKRMRADMEEAKSQENERLQSALQKMQLQFKETKALLKKEREEAMKREAERVPVIQEIPVVDHGLMEKLTSENEKLKNLVSSLEEKIGETEKRYEEASKVSEERLKQALDAESKIIQLKTAMQRLEEKFLDMESENQVLRQQTLITSSVKPMAEHLSNHVYEKLGNGHHVVEEQKSAESVTPVKMFGTESDSKLRRSYIERQHENVDALVNCVMKNIGFHHGKPVAAFTIYKCLLHWKSFEAERTSVFDRLIQMIGSAIENQDDNDLMAYWLSNTSALLFLLQQSLKSGGASDTTPVKKPPNPTSLFGRMTMGFRSSPSSANLPAPALEVVKKVEAKYPALLFKQQLTAYVEKIYGILRDNLKKELASLLSLCIQAPRTSKGVLRSGRSFGKDSPMGHWQSIIESLNTLLCTLKENFVPPVLIQKIYTQTFSYINVQLFNSLLLRRDCCTFTNGEYVKAGLAELELWCAQAKEEYAGSSWDELKHIRQAVGFLVIHQKYRISYDEIINDLCPIMSVQQLYRICTLYWDANYNTRSVSPDVLSSMRVLMAEDSNNAQSDSFLLDDNSSIPFSVDDLSTALQEKEFSDMKPAEELLENPAFQFLNE from the exons GCTGCTACTGCCAATCCTGTAGTTGGGTCCCAAGTTTGGTTGGAGGATCCAGAGGCAGCTTGGATAGATGGTGAAGTTTTGGAGGTTAAGGGGCAAGACATCAAAGTCCTTTGCACTTCAGGGAAGACG GTTGTGGTTAAAGTGTCCAGCGTTTATCATAAAGATACTGAAGCTCCACCATGTGGAGTGGATGATATGACAAAGCTTGCTTATCTGCATGAACCTGGTGTCCTAGCTAATCTGAGATCTAGATATGACATCAATGAAATATAT ACGTATACTGGGAATATATTGATTGCTGTGAACCCGTTCATAAAGCTCCCTCATTTATACGATAGCCATATGATGGCACAATATAAAGGAGCAGGTTTTGGCGAGCTAAGTCCACATCCTTTTGCAGTTGCAGATGCAGCATATAG GCTTATGATTAATGAAGGAATCAGTCAGTCAATACTGGTTAGTGGTGAAAGTGGGGCTGGTAAAACAGAAAGCACAAAGTTACTCATGCGCTATCTTGCTTACATGGGAGGTAGAGCTGCTGTTGGTGAAGGTAGGACTGTAGAGCAGAAAGTCCTAGAG TCCAATCCTGTTCTAGAAGCCTTTGGCAATGCAAAGACTGTTAGGAACAATAATTCAAG TCGTTTTGGGAAGTTTGTGGAGATCCAATTTGACCAGAGGGGAAGGATTTCTGGAGCTGCTATTAGAACATATCTGTTGGAAAGATCACGTGTTTGCCAATTGTCAGATCCAGAAAGAAATTATCACTGTTTCTATATGTTGTGTGCTGCACCTCCAGAG GATGTTAAGAAGTACAAATTAGGAAACCCAAGAACATTTCATTATCTAAACCAAACAAATTGCTttgagttggaaggagttgatgaAGCAAAAGAATATCATGATACAAGGAGAGCAATGGATGTTGTTGGAATAAGTTCTGAGGAGCAG GAAGCAATATTCCGAGTGGTAGCTGCAATTTTGCATCTTGGCAATATTGAATTTACAAAAGGTCAGGAAATTGACTCATCTACGCCCAAAGATGAAAAATCTCGGTTCCATCTACAAACTGCTGCTGAACTTTTCAT GTGTGATGCAAAGGCACTTGAGAATTCTCTTTGCAAGCGAGTGATTGTTACGCGTGATGAAACAATTACTAAATGGTTGGATCCAGAATCTGCTGCACTTAGCCGAGATGCTTTGGCTAAGATTGTGTACACGAGGTTGTTTGACTG GCTGGtggataaaattaataattcaaTTGGTCAAGACCCTGAGTCGAAGTCCTTAATCGGTGTGCTGGATATTTATGGTTTTGAAAGTTTCAAGACTAACAG TTTTGAGCAATTTTGTATTAATTTGACCAATGAAAAGCTTCAGCAACACTTTAATCAG CATGTTTTCAAAATGGAGCAAGAAGAATATAAAAAAGAGGAGATTGATTGGAGTTACATTGAGTTTGTTGACAATCAAGATGTCCTGGATCTCATCGAAAAG AAACCTGGTGGCATTATTTCTCTTCTTGATGAAGCTTG CATGTTTCCTAGATCAACACACGAAACTTTTGCCCAGAAGTTGTATCAGACATTCAAAAACCATAAAAGGTTCAGCAAGCCTAAATTGTCACGTAGTGACTTCACAATTTGCCATTATGCTGGTGAT GTGACTTATCAAACGGAATTGTTCCTGGACAAGAACAAAGATTACGTTATTGCAGAACACCAAGCACTTCTTTATGCTTCTAAATGCTCCTTTGTATCGAGTTTGTTTCCCCCCTCGTCTGAGGAGTCATCCAAACAATCAAAGTTCTCTTCAATAGGTTCACGATTCAAG CAACAATTGCAAGCTCTACTTGAAACTCTCAGTTCCACCGAGCCACACTATATTCGTTGCGTAAAACCCAACAATCTTCTTAAGCCTGCAATTTTTGAGAACAAAAATGTTCTGCAGCAACTGCGTTGTGGG GGAGTTATGGAGGCAATTAGAATAAGCTGTGCAGGGTACCCCACTAGAAAAACCTTTGATGAATTTGTGGATCGGTTTGGACTTCTTGCACCTGAAGCACTAGATAGAAG CTCTGATGAGGTTTCTGTATGCAAGAGGATTCTGGAAAAAGTTGGACTTAAAGGTTATCAG ATTGGAAAAACAAAAGTGTTTCTTCGAGCTGGTCAAATGGCTGACTTAGATACTCGTAGAACTGAAATACTAGGAAGATCGGCAAGCATTATTCAGAGGAAAGTTCGTACCTATTTGGCCCACCGAAGTTTTGTATTGCTTCGTTTGTCTGCTATACAGATTCAAGCTTCGTGCAGAG GACAACTTGCTCGACAAGTTTACAAGGGATTGCGGCAAGAGGCTTCTAGTCTGATGATTCAGAGGTATATACGCATGCATGCTGCTAGAAAGGCTTATAGAAAATTGTATAGTGCTGCTGTTTCTATTCAGACTGGTATGCGAGGGATGGCTGCTCGTTGTGAGCTGAACTTTAGGAAGCAGACTAAGGCAGCAATTGTCATTCAG AGCCATTGCCGAAAATATTTGGCACAACATCGTTTTAAGGACTTAAAGAAGGCAGCAATTGCTACACAATGTGCATGGAGAGGAAAAGTTGCTCGCCGAGAGTTACGAAAGCTCAAGATG GCTGCCAGAGAAACTGGAGCACTCCAAGCTGCCAAAAATAAGCTTGAAAAGCAAGTTGAAGATCTTACACTGAGGTTACAGCTGGAAAAACGCATGAGG GCTGACATGGAAGAAGCAAAATCACAAGAAAACGAAAGATTACAGTCTGCTTTGCAAAAGATGCAACTGCAATTTAAAGAGACTAAGGCACTTCTTAAGAAGGAGCGTGAAGAGGCTATGAAAAGAGAGGCAGAGAGAGTACCTGTCATACAGGAGATTCCCGTTGTTGACCATGGTTTGATGGAAAAATTAACTAGTGAAAATGAGAAACTCAAG AACTTGGTGAGCTCTCTGGAAGAGAAAATTGGTGAAACAGAAAAGAGGTATGAAGAGGCAAGCAAAGTCAGTgaagaaaggttgaagcaagctTTGGATGCTGAATCAAAAATAATCCAGTTGAAGACTGCAATGCAAAG GCTTGAAGAGAAATTCTTAGATATGGAATCGGAAAACCAGGTTCTTCGGCAACAAACTCTGATAACATCATCTGTAAAACCAATGGCAGAGCACCTTTCCAATCATGTTTACGAG AAGTTGGGCAATGGTCATCATGTGGTAGAAGAGCAGAAATCTGCT GAGAGTGTTACACCTGTTAAAATGTTTGGTACAGAATCTGATAGCAAATTGAGGAGATCCTACATTGAACGTCAACAT GAGAATGTTGATGCTCTTGTAAACTGTGTAATGAAGAATATTGGCTTCCATCATGGAAAGCCTGTTGCTGCATTCACCATTTACAAATGCCTGCTCCACTGGAAATCATTTGAAGCTGAAAGAACTAGTGTATTTGACCGTCTTATCCAGATGATAGGTTCTGCAATTGAG AATCAAGATGACAATGATCTTATGGCCTATTGGTTGTCAAATACATCTGCATTATTGTTTTTGCTCCAACAAAGTTTGAAGTCCGGGGGTGCAAGTGATACCACCCCAGTTAAAAAACCACCTAATCCAACATCCCTCTTTGGAAGAATGACTATG GGTTTTCGCTCGTCCCCTTCTTCAGCCAACCTTCCGGCCCCAGCATTAGAGGTTGTAAAGAAGGTTGAAGCTAAATACCCTGCTTTGCTGTTCAAGCAGCAGCTCACAGCCTATGTAGAAAAAATATATGGTATCCTTCGGGACAACTTGAAAAAGGAGTTGGCATCGTTGCTTTCATTATGTATACAG GCCCCAAGAACATCAAAGGGAGTGTTACGGTCTGGCCGATCCTTTGGCAAAGATTCTCCCATGGGTCACTGGCAAAGTATTATTGAATCCCTCAACACCCTCCTATGTACTTTAAAAGAGAACTTC GTGCCTCCAGTCCTAATCCAAAAGATCTACACTCAAACATTCTCATATATTAATGTTCAACTCTTCAACAG TCTTCTTCTACGTCGGGACTGTTGCACATTCACCAATGGAGAATATGTGAAAGCTGGTTTAGCAGAATTGGAGTTGTGGTGTGCTCAAGCAAAGGAGGag TATGCAGGTTCATCTTGGGACGAGCTTAAGCACATCAGACAGGCAGTTGGGTTCTTG GTTATTCAtcagaagtacaggatttcctATGATGAAATCATTAACGATTTATGCCCT ATCATGAGTGTCCAGCAGCTATATAGAATATGTACACTTTACTGGGATGCTAACTACAATACTCGAAGCGTTTCTCCGGAC GTCCTTTCCAGCATGAGGGTGCTTATGGCCGAGGATTCGAATAATGCTCAAAGTGATTCTTTCTTGTTGGATGACAATTCCAG tATTCCCTTCTCAGTGGATGACCTTTCTACAGCACTCCAAGAGAAGGAATTCTCAGACATGAAACCAGCAGAAGAGCTTCTTGAGAACCCTGCCTTCCAATTTTTAAATGAGTAG